A single window of Psychrobacter raelei DNA harbors:
- the lptC gene encoding LPS export ABC transporter periplasmic protein LptC: MNTRFLFILSLLVAVFAVWFYRNQGELDSIINLSTTNIEYEATDILAVQTNDDGVAEYSLAADTLTHYADQNLDKLEAMKLNWRPSPNRSVLINADEAVMYHEQSKVVMTNNVLFSSQTAANNLDNKPPMKLVASELIGDLEQKRVYSNTPIKVTQGQNSFESSRFLADVNTGDYEFAQVAVTFMPPARKDVPLF, from the coding sequence GTGTTTGCGGTATGGTTTTATCGCAATCAGGGCGAGCTTGACTCGATTATCAACTTATCTACTACCAATATTGAGTATGAAGCTACCGATATTTTGGCAGTTCAGACCAATGATGATGGGGTGGCTGAGTATTCATTAGCTGCCGATACTTTGACCCATTATGCCGATCAAAACTTGGATAAATTGGAGGCGATGAAGCTTAACTGGCGCCCCAGTCCCAATCGCAGTGTGTTGATTAATGCTGACGAAGCGGTGATGTATCATGAACAATCCAAAGTGGTGATGACCAATAATGTGTTGTTCTCGAGCCAAACTGCCGCAAATAATCTGGACAATAAGCCGCCTATGAAATTAGTGGCTTCAGAGCTTATAGGCGATTTGGAACAAAAAAGGGTTTATAGCAACACGCCCATTAAAGTGACCCAAGGACAAAACAGCTTTGAATCTTCAAGATTTTTGGCAGATGTGAACACAGGTGATTACGAGTTTGCCCAAGTGGCGGTTACCTTCATGCCACCGGCCCGCAAAGACGTGCCCTTATTTTAG
- the lptA gene encoding lipopolysaccharide transport periplasmic protein LptA yields the protein MVSFNANALPSDAQQPIHLLADKATYSERTGVTSYSGNVTITQGTLKLAADNITVNLSNSRSILSAVATGRPATMQQVVTKEKGLARGQANKIDYNAQNGIVTLTGNAKLTQNGASFAGNVIRYSLKVGDVEATAGGSQRVELVFPPSESNSRTGIR from the coding sequence ATGGTCTCATTTAATGCCAATGCTTTGCCCTCTGATGCGCAGCAACCTATCCATCTGTTGGCGGATAAAGCCACTTATAGTGAGCGCACCGGTGTCACCTCCTACTCAGGCAATGTCACCATTACTCAAGGTACTTTAAAGCTTGCAGCAGATAATATTACCGTGAATTTATCTAATAGCCGAAGTATCTTATCCGCTGTCGCCACAGGTCGCCCAGCCACCATGCAGCAAGTGGTCACCAAAGAAAAAGGCTTGGCTCGCGGTCAAGCCAACAAGATTGATTACAATGCCCAAAATGGTATTGTGACTTTGACCGGTAACGCCAAGCTTACCCAAAATGGCGCAAGTTTCGCCGGCAACGTTATTCGCTATAGCTTAAAAGTGGGTGACGTTGAGGCTACGGCAGGCGGCAGTCAGCGTGTTGAGCTTGTTTTCCCGCCCAGTG